A single genomic interval of Carassius auratus strain Wakin chromosome 30, ASM336829v1, whole genome shotgun sequence harbors:
- the LOC113048736 gene encoding paired box protein Pax-8-like isoform X1, protein MCAVITDSVALDKSRRILSSVSSAKGHGGLNQLGGMFVNGRPLPEVIRQRIVDMAHQGVRPCDISRQLRVSHGCVSKILGRYYETGSIKPGVIGGSKPKVATPKVVDKIAEYKRQNPTMFAWEIRDRLLAEDVCDGETVPSVSSINRIIRTKVQQPFNLPLDSKGLSPGHTLIPSSTVTPPESPQSDSLGSTYSISGLLGIPQSSSEGKRSLEDSDQESCRHSLDSQGSGGRPRKQLRTEHIASQRLDCGFEQHQYSSDTFSRTAAGKTEQALYPLSLINGSLDEGKGASAVSRNLAAHQGYTVVAEALQPLPLSLKQEMSPEVNCLSPSPNIISNGAFLELTSSSAPISNSCSNATHLSHGFNSFTHHAPVHGQFGSPSLIAGRDVASSMLPGYPPHIPSAAQTGFSSSTITGMVAGPEYTGQSYSHASYTSYSDAWRITNSSILGSPYYYSSSRAPPPSAAAYDHL, encoded by the exons GTCATGGGGGTCTTAATCAACTAGGCGGCATGTTTGTGAACGGACGCCCGCTCCCAGAGGTCATCCGACAGAGGATTGTGGACATGGCACACCAGGGAGTGAGACCCTGCGACATCTCTCGCCAGCTGAGGGTCAGCCACGGCTGTGTCAGCAAGATCCTGGGCAG GTACTATGAGACGGGAAGCATTAAACCAGGAGTCATCGGGGGCTCCAAGCCGAAAGTGGCGACTCCTAAAGTGGTGGATAAGATAGCGGAGTACAAGCGGCAGAACCCCACCATGTTTGCGTGGGAGATCCGAGACCGGCTGCTGGCCGAGGACGTTTGTGATGGCGAAACCGTGCCCAGCGTCAGCTCCATCAACAG GATTATTCGCACAAAAGTTCAACAGCCATTCAACCTTCCTCTGGACAGCAAAGGCCTCAGTCCTGGACACACGCTTA TTCCCAGTTCAACCGTCACTCCTCCAGAATCTCCTCAGTCGGACTCTCTGGGCTCCACCTACTCCATCAGCGGCCTGCTGGGAATCCCACAGAGCAGCTCCGAGGGCAAGAGGAGCCTCGAAGACA GCGATCAGGAGAGCTGTCGGCACAGCCTGGACTCTCAGGGCAGCGGTGGCAGGCCACGGAAACAGCTGAGGACCGAACACATTGCATCCCAGCGCCTGGACTGTGGCTTTGAGCAGCATCAGTACAGCTCTGACACATTCAGCCGGACCGCGGCCGGGAAAACAGAGCAG GCGCTCTATCCTCTCTCGCTCATCAATGGCAGTCTGGACGAGGGTAAAGGAGCTTCAGCTGTCAGTCGAAACCTGGCGGCCCATCAGGGATACACAGTGGTTGCAG AAGCTCTACAGCCCCTCCCACTCTCTCTGAAACAGGAAATGTCACCCGAGGTGAACTGCTTAAGCCCCTCCCCCAACATCATCTCTAATGGGGCTTTCCTGGAGCTCACCTCATCATCAGCACCCATCTCTAACAGCTGCAGCAACGCCACTCATTTATCTCATGGCTTCAACTCATTTACCCATCATGCCCCAGTGCACGGGCAGTTCGGCAGCCCGTCGCTCATCGCAG GCAGAGATGTGGCAAGCTCAATGCTGCCCGGTTATCCTCCACACATTCCCTCGGCCGCACAGACCGGCTTCTCCTCCTCCACCATCACTGGGATGGTAGCAG GTCCAGAATACACGGGCCAGTCCTACAGCCACGCTTCCTACACGTCTTATAGCGACGCCTGGAGAATCACCAACTCCAGCATATTAG GTTCCCCGTATTACTACAGTTCCTCCCGCGCGCCGCCGCCCTCCGCCGCCGCTTACGATCATCTCTAG
- the LOC113048736 gene encoding paired box protein Pax-8-like isoform X2: MCAVITDSVALDKSRRILSSVSSAKGHGGLNQLGGMFVNGRPLPEVIRQRIVDMAHQGVRPCDISRQLRVSHGCVSKILGRYYETGSIKPGVIGGSKPKVATPKVVDKIAEYKRQNPTMFAWEIRDRLLAEDVCDGETVPSVSSINRIIRTKVQQPFNLPLDSKGLSPGHTLIPSSTVTPPESPQSDSLGSTYSISGLLGIPQSSSEGKRSLEDSDQESCRHSLDSQGSGGRPRKQLRTEHIASQRLDCGFEQHQYSSDTFSRTAAGKTEQALYPLSLINGSLDEGKGASAVSRNLAAHQGYTVVAALQPLPLSLKQEMSPEVNCLSPSPNIISNGAFLELTSSSAPISNSCSNATHLSHGFNSFTHHAPVHGQFGSPSLIAGRDVASSMLPGYPPHIPSAAQTGFSSSTITGMVAGPEYTGQSYSHASYTSYSDAWRITNSSILGSPYYYSSSRAPPPSAAAYDHL; encoded by the exons GTCATGGGGGTCTTAATCAACTAGGCGGCATGTTTGTGAACGGACGCCCGCTCCCAGAGGTCATCCGACAGAGGATTGTGGACATGGCACACCAGGGAGTGAGACCCTGCGACATCTCTCGCCAGCTGAGGGTCAGCCACGGCTGTGTCAGCAAGATCCTGGGCAG GTACTATGAGACGGGAAGCATTAAACCAGGAGTCATCGGGGGCTCCAAGCCGAAAGTGGCGACTCCTAAAGTGGTGGATAAGATAGCGGAGTACAAGCGGCAGAACCCCACCATGTTTGCGTGGGAGATCCGAGACCGGCTGCTGGCCGAGGACGTTTGTGATGGCGAAACCGTGCCCAGCGTCAGCTCCATCAACAG GATTATTCGCACAAAAGTTCAACAGCCATTCAACCTTCCTCTGGACAGCAAAGGCCTCAGTCCTGGACACACGCTTA TTCCCAGTTCAACCGTCACTCCTCCAGAATCTCCTCAGTCGGACTCTCTGGGCTCCACCTACTCCATCAGCGGCCTGCTGGGAATCCCACAGAGCAGCTCCGAGGGCAAGAGGAGCCTCGAAGACA GCGATCAGGAGAGCTGTCGGCACAGCCTGGACTCTCAGGGCAGCGGTGGCAGGCCACGGAAACAGCTGAGGACCGAACACATTGCATCCCAGCGCCTGGACTGTGGCTTTGAGCAGCATCAGTACAGCTCTGACACATTCAGCCGGACCGCGGCCGGGAAAACAGAGCAG GCGCTCTATCCTCTCTCGCTCATCAATGGCAGTCTGGACGAGGGTAAAGGAGCTTCAGCTGTCAGTCGAAACCTGGCGGCCCATCAGGGATACACAGTGGTTGCAG CTCTACAGCCCCTCCCACTCTCTCTGAAACAGGAAATGTCACCCGAGGTGAACTGCTTAAGCCCCTCCCCCAACATCATCTCTAATGGGGCTTTCCTGGAGCTCACCTCATCATCAGCACCCATCTCTAACAGCTGCAGCAACGCCACTCATTTATCTCATGGCTTCAACTCATTTACCCATCATGCCCCAGTGCACGGGCAGTTCGGCAGCCCGTCGCTCATCGCAG GCAGAGATGTGGCAAGCTCAATGCTGCCCGGTTATCCTCCACACATTCCCTCGGCCGCACAGACCGGCTTCTCCTCCTCCACCATCACTGGGATGGTAGCAG GTCCAGAATACACGGGCCAGTCCTACAGCCACGCTTCCTACACGTCTTATAGCGACGCCTGGAGAATCACCAACTCCAGCATATTAG GTTCCCCGTATTACTACAGTTCCTCCCGCGCGCCGCCGCCCTCCGCCGCCGCTTACGATCATCTCTAG
- the LOC113048736 gene encoding paired box protein Pax-8-like isoform X4 produces the protein MSNTTGRGGMFVNGRPLPEVIRQRIVDMAHQGVRPCDISRQLRVSHGCVSKILGRYYETGSIKPGVIGGSKPKVATPKVVDKIAEYKRQNPTMFAWEIRDRLLAEDVCDGETVPSVSSINRIIRTKVQQPFNLPLDSKGLSPGHTLIPSSTVTPPESPQSDSLGSTYSISGLLGIPQSSSEGKRSLEDSDQESCRHSLDSQGSGGRPRKQLRTEHIASQRLDCGFEQHQYSSDTFSRTAAGKTEQALYPLSLINGSLDEGKGASAVSRNLAAHQGYTVVAEALQPLPLSLKQEMSPEVNCLSPSPNIISNGAFLELTSSSAPISNSCSNATHLSHGFNSFTHHAPVHGQFGSPSLIAGRDVASSMLPGYPPHIPSAAQTGFSSSTITGMVAGPEYTGQSYSHASYTSYSDAWRITNSSILGSPYYYSSSRAPPPSAAAYDHL, from the exons GCGGCATGTTTGTGAACGGACGCCCGCTCCCAGAGGTCATCCGACAGAGGATTGTGGACATGGCACACCAGGGAGTGAGACCCTGCGACATCTCTCGCCAGCTGAGGGTCAGCCACGGCTGTGTCAGCAAGATCCTGGGCAG GTACTATGAGACGGGAAGCATTAAACCAGGAGTCATCGGGGGCTCCAAGCCGAAAGTGGCGACTCCTAAAGTGGTGGATAAGATAGCGGAGTACAAGCGGCAGAACCCCACCATGTTTGCGTGGGAGATCCGAGACCGGCTGCTGGCCGAGGACGTTTGTGATGGCGAAACCGTGCCCAGCGTCAGCTCCATCAACAG GATTATTCGCACAAAAGTTCAACAGCCATTCAACCTTCCTCTGGACAGCAAAGGCCTCAGTCCTGGACACACGCTTA TTCCCAGTTCAACCGTCACTCCTCCAGAATCTCCTCAGTCGGACTCTCTGGGCTCCACCTACTCCATCAGCGGCCTGCTGGGAATCCCACAGAGCAGCTCCGAGGGCAAGAGGAGCCTCGAAGACA GCGATCAGGAGAGCTGTCGGCACAGCCTGGACTCTCAGGGCAGCGGTGGCAGGCCACGGAAACAGCTGAGGACCGAACACATTGCATCCCAGCGCCTGGACTGTGGCTTTGAGCAGCATCAGTACAGCTCTGACACATTCAGCCGGACCGCGGCCGGGAAAACAGAGCAG GCGCTCTATCCTCTCTCGCTCATCAATGGCAGTCTGGACGAGGGTAAAGGAGCTTCAGCTGTCAGTCGAAACCTGGCGGCCCATCAGGGATACACAGTGGTTGCAG AAGCTCTACAGCCCCTCCCACTCTCTCTGAAACAGGAAATGTCACCCGAGGTGAACTGCTTAAGCCCCTCCCCCAACATCATCTCTAATGGGGCTTTCCTGGAGCTCACCTCATCATCAGCACCCATCTCTAACAGCTGCAGCAACGCCACTCATTTATCTCATGGCTTCAACTCATTTACCCATCATGCCCCAGTGCACGGGCAGTTCGGCAGCCCGTCGCTCATCGCAG GCAGAGATGTGGCAAGCTCAATGCTGCCCGGTTATCCTCCACACATTCCCTCGGCCGCACAGACCGGCTTCTCCTCCTCCACCATCACTGGGATGGTAGCAG GTCCAGAATACACGGGCCAGTCCTACAGCCACGCTTCCTACACGTCTTATAGCGACGCCTGGAGAATCACCAACTCCAGCATATTAG GTTCCCCGTATTACTACAGTTCCTCCCGCGCGCCGCCGCCCTCCGCCGCCGCTTACGATCATCTCTAG
- the LOC113048736 gene encoding paired box protein Pax-8-like isoform X3, with amino-acid sequence MSNTTGRGHGGLNQLGGMFVNGRPLPEVIRQRIVDMAHQGVRPCDISRQLRVSHGCVSKILGRYYETGSIKPGVIGGSKPKVATPKVVDKIAEYKRQNPTMFAWEIRDRLLAEDVCDGETVPSVSSINRIIRTKVQQPFNLPLDSKGLSPGHTLIPSSTVTPPESPQSDSLGSTYSISGLLGIPQSSSEGKRSLEDSDQESCRHSLDSQGSGGRPRKQLRTEHIASQRLDCGFEQHQYSSDTFSRTAAGKTEQALYPLSLINGSLDEGKGASAVSRNLAAHQGYTVVAEALQPLPLSLKQEMSPEVNCLSPSPNIISNGAFLELTSSSAPISNSCSNATHLSHGFNSFTHHAPVHGQFGSPSLIAGRDVASSMLPGYPPHIPSAAQTGFSSSTITGMVAGPEYTGQSYSHASYTSYSDAWRITNSSILGSPYYYSSSRAPPPSAAAYDHL; translated from the exons GTCATGGGGGTCTTAATCAACTAGGCGGCATGTTTGTGAACGGACGCCCGCTCCCAGAGGTCATCCGACAGAGGATTGTGGACATGGCACACCAGGGAGTGAGACCCTGCGACATCTCTCGCCAGCTGAGGGTCAGCCACGGCTGTGTCAGCAAGATCCTGGGCAG GTACTATGAGACGGGAAGCATTAAACCAGGAGTCATCGGGGGCTCCAAGCCGAAAGTGGCGACTCCTAAAGTGGTGGATAAGATAGCGGAGTACAAGCGGCAGAACCCCACCATGTTTGCGTGGGAGATCCGAGACCGGCTGCTGGCCGAGGACGTTTGTGATGGCGAAACCGTGCCCAGCGTCAGCTCCATCAACAG GATTATTCGCACAAAAGTTCAACAGCCATTCAACCTTCCTCTGGACAGCAAAGGCCTCAGTCCTGGACACACGCTTA TTCCCAGTTCAACCGTCACTCCTCCAGAATCTCCTCAGTCGGACTCTCTGGGCTCCACCTACTCCATCAGCGGCCTGCTGGGAATCCCACAGAGCAGCTCCGAGGGCAAGAGGAGCCTCGAAGACA GCGATCAGGAGAGCTGTCGGCACAGCCTGGACTCTCAGGGCAGCGGTGGCAGGCCACGGAAACAGCTGAGGACCGAACACATTGCATCCCAGCGCCTGGACTGTGGCTTTGAGCAGCATCAGTACAGCTCTGACACATTCAGCCGGACCGCGGCCGGGAAAACAGAGCAG GCGCTCTATCCTCTCTCGCTCATCAATGGCAGTCTGGACGAGGGTAAAGGAGCTTCAGCTGTCAGTCGAAACCTGGCGGCCCATCAGGGATACACAGTGGTTGCAG AAGCTCTACAGCCCCTCCCACTCTCTCTGAAACAGGAAATGTCACCCGAGGTGAACTGCTTAAGCCCCTCCCCCAACATCATCTCTAATGGGGCTTTCCTGGAGCTCACCTCATCATCAGCACCCATCTCTAACAGCTGCAGCAACGCCACTCATTTATCTCATGGCTTCAACTCATTTACCCATCATGCCCCAGTGCACGGGCAGTTCGGCAGCCCGTCGCTCATCGCAG GCAGAGATGTGGCAAGCTCAATGCTGCCCGGTTATCCTCCACACATTCCCTCGGCCGCACAGACCGGCTTCTCCTCCTCCACCATCACTGGGATGGTAGCAG GTCCAGAATACACGGGCCAGTCCTACAGCCACGCTTCCTACACGTCTTATAGCGACGCCTGGAGAATCACCAACTCCAGCATATTAG GTTCCCCGTATTACTACAGTTCCTCCCGCGCGCCGCCGCCCTCCGCCGCCGCTTACGATCATCTCTAG
- the LOC113048736 gene encoding paired box protein Pax-8-like isoform X5 produces MCAVITDSVALDKSRRILSSVSSAKGHGGLNQLGGMFVNGRPLPEVIRQRIVDMAHQGVRPCDISRQLRVSHGCVSKILGRYYETGSIKPGVIGGSKPKVATPKVVDKIAEYKRQNPTMFAWEIRDRLLAEDVCDGETVPSVSSINRIIRTKVQQPFNLPLDSKGLSPGHTLIPSSTVTPPESPQSDSLGSTYSISGLLGIPQSSSEGKRSLEDSDQESCRHSLDSQGSGGRPRKQLRTEHIASQRLDCGFEQHQYSSDTFSRTAAGKTEQALYPLSLINGSLDEGKGASAVSRNLAAHQGYTVVAGRDVASSMLPGYPPHIPSAAQTGFSSSTITGMVAGPEYTGQSYSHASYTSYSDAWRITNSSILGSPYYYSSSRAPPPSAAAYDHL; encoded by the exons GTCATGGGGGTCTTAATCAACTAGGCGGCATGTTTGTGAACGGACGCCCGCTCCCAGAGGTCATCCGACAGAGGATTGTGGACATGGCACACCAGGGAGTGAGACCCTGCGACATCTCTCGCCAGCTGAGGGTCAGCCACGGCTGTGTCAGCAAGATCCTGGGCAG GTACTATGAGACGGGAAGCATTAAACCAGGAGTCATCGGGGGCTCCAAGCCGAAAGTGGCGACTCCTAAAGTGGTGGATAAGATAGCGGAGTACAAGCGGCAGAACCCCACCATGTTTGCGTGGGAGATCCGAGACCGGCTGCTGGCCGAGGACGTTTGTGATGGCGAAACCGTGCCCAGCGTCAGCTCCATCAACAG GATTATTCGCACAAAAGTTCAACAGCCATTCAACCTTCCTCTGGACAGCAAAGGCCTCAGTCCTGGACACACGCTTA TTCCCAGTTCAACCGTCACTCCTCCAGAATCTCCTCAGTCGGACTCTCTGGGCTCCACCTACTCCATCAGCGGCCTGCTGGGAATCCCACAGAGCAGCTCCGAGGGCAAGAGGAGCCTCGAAGACA GCGATCAGGAGAGCTGTCGGCACAGCCTGGACTCTCAGGGCAGCGGTGGCAGGCCACGGAAACAGCTGAGGACCGAACACATTGCATCCCAGCGCCTGGACTGTGGCTTTGAGCAGCATCAGTACAGCTCTGACACATTCAGCCGGACCGCGGCCGGGAAAACAGAGCAG GCGCTCTATCCTCTCTCGCTCATCAATGGCAGTCTGGACGAGGGTAAAGGAGCTTCAGCTGTCAGTCGAAACCTGGCGGCCCATCAGGGATACACAGTGGTTGCAG GCAGAGATGTGGCAAGCTCAATGCTGCCCGGTTATCCTCCACACATTCCCTCGGCCGCACAGACCGGCTTCTCCTCCTCCACCATCACTGGGATGGTAGCAG GTCCAGAATACACGGGCCAGTCCTACAGCCACGCTTCCTACACGTCTTATAGCGACGCCTGGAGAATCACCAACTCCAGCATATTAG GTTCCCCGTATTACTACAGTTCCTCCCGCGCGCCGCCGCCCTCCGCCGCCGCTTACGATCATCTCTAG